From the Calonectris borealis chromosome 15, bCalBor7.hap1.2, whole genome shotgun sequence genome, the window GAGCGGTGTAGGTTCGGCTGGCGAGCAGAGAGAGGTCTGCCAGCGACAGGGACGGTCTCGTCACTTCGAACGGGCCCATCGCTGTGAAAGCCAGGCTTATAAGGCAGCTGCACAACATTTAACAATTAGTCTTTTATTACCCAAATTTCAAAAGGGAGCATTTATAGTCCGTAGCGCGTACAGCACTAATACCGCCATAACAGATCAGATAATCCAAATTCAGCTTTTTAAGCCGTATCTTAAGAAGAAAGGAGAACAACATAAAAGGCAGGCTTATGAGCTGCTGTGGCACGGGGCTCGGCGTTCTCTCTCTGGGAGCCGGCACGCAGAGCCGTTTGAAGGCGAGTTCAAGTGAACAAACCCCTTTTCCGCCGcgctgggggctgcgggcagcccccgctcccGCAGGGACAGCCTGTCCCCACCCTGCGAGCCGAACGCCTTATCGGGGAGCCAGCATCCCCATCAGCGCGCACTGGGAAGCGGAGATAGCGTTTCACAAGAGGCACGAGCGCAGCAAAACAATGCCACCATGAGAAAGGCAGCGAGCCCCAGGGCTTCTTCCAGCAGAGCCCACGCTTTTGTAAGATCAACTCCATCCCCTGCTAGCTCGAGAATTCTCAATGCCCAGAGGAACCCTTGCATATCTGTTCCCGCTGACGTTAATGCAACTACCTGCAACAGTAAATACTGCACCAACTAATGGGTTTTGCAGGACTGAGATGTAATTCAGCAGCTCCACGCGTTCAGCCCACGGCAGCCTGCACCGCTGGCTTCGCCCTGAGCATCTGCAAGGCCGCGAGATCAGCACGGCTTTGCTTCAGCAAAGCAGCTCACGGGGGTGCCGCTACCGCTTCTCCCTCCCTGCACACGCAAACAGATGTCGGCTTTGAATCAATAAAGCCACAGCCATACATTTTATGAATTGTATCTTAggtgtttttgaagaaaaataactctgctTTTTTTAAGGCTGTTTGGAAAGGATCCGAGTTAGGAACTTGTATTTTTATATGCCCACAACCCTTGAGGTGCTGCAGACTTCCCAGGCTAGCACACACTGGTCACAGCTCCCAACTGCTGGCCTAATGACTGATTTAAGATCATCGATTTAACGAGCTTTGGATGAGGTGGGTAACAAAGCGTATTTGGCATGCAGTGCGTTGCTATCTACGGGCTGCTATCGCTTCCTCATCATACCCGCTGGACTTACCAAAAACAAGACATTAATAGAATGAGAGCTAGAAAGAAACAgtttctccccacccccttcctACTTTTCAGCTTCATTACCCTCTGCAACGTGTTTCACTGCTTCCTCATACAATCAGGTCctcttttgctgaaaaaaagtCTTCGTATAAAAATAGGGAAATCCCAGTAGTTTCCATTGGCTGCAGGTTTCTTAAGATCTGCTGTATACATTTCAGGGTCCACTATAGATTTGATTATTTCGAATTAATATATAGTTAAATCAAGCCTGTCCTACTTTTGTAAACGCTGTGTCAAAGCAGTTCAAGTTTGCTCAGCTGAGTGCACGGGGAGTCCAAGACACAGCCCCCTGACAGCgttctgcagggcaggagcactCCCCAGTGAAACCATTACACAGCCgagctctccttcctcctgctcaaACTGGTGTCATAAACCCAAAACCTACTAAAACGAGcacattttttcttctatccACATCTAAATTTCTCCCAGGTCAGACTACTCAGTGTACAAATCCCATCCTTCTGCACTGCTCAGGGACGACAGGCTCTCCGGAGCGAGTACAACATATGGTGGGTAGGGCAGGATGCAGGCACAAGCGGATTATATCATCTCCCCATGCTTCCGTGTGTGGAAAAGGGACGGAAAACAGGCAGGAACTTCATTCAAACATCCTGAAACTCTCATGGCCATACAAACACTCTGAATTGCTTTAAATGATTGCTTTTGTGTGAAGAGCAAATTGACTTTAAAGTGATTTCAAGAGAACGATTAAAATTGTTCATTGCGTCTTGGCCACCTACGTTCTCCTTGCACACGAgcgggttggttggttggtttggggcttttttggcaGCTGAGCAGAACAAGAGGGCAAGCCTCTTTCACATCTCCATCCTATATGCATCACCACCTAGGGTAGTGCTCCAGATATAGAAAGACAAAGGAAGACAATAGGCAAGTTAAATCTTAGCATGACAGGAAACTACTTCTCTGCAATAACGCTACTGGCTATTATCTAAAATAAGCCTTTATAGTACGTGGCACCCAAATAATTTGGgattcttaaacaaacaaacaaaatcttgcaCAAGAACTCTTCAAAAACCAACCATGTCCATTCACCAACCAGGAcggagaacaggcagagaagagAGCAAAGAAGATAGAGAATTAAAACTTTACTAAGAAGAATAAAATAGACCTTTGATTTCTGTCACAACGTTAACCCCCACCCCCGATCAATCGTGTTAAAACATCTCAAAAGCAGACAGTTGCCTGAATGTACTAGTTACAGATGGAGTGAACTCCTGGTTATAAACACGTGGTCTTCGCTGTGTCATTTACTATAATCCACATTCTCATTTGGGTCAAAATGGGGATCAAAGGAAGTAGTTGGAGATGAGGAGATGTTATTACCTGACAGGCTGACATCCTTAGCCTACAGTACATAAAGTTACTCTGATAATTTTATTATTGGCGTGAGGCTGGAGTTAATAGCAGAGGCATTCAGATATGACAACAGacttaaaaaccaaaccagccaCTTATAAAGTAGCTTTATTCTGAAAGTTATCTACTTTCGGTATGTTATACATGTTTAAAATAGAAGAATAACTGATTCAAATCCTTTCTAAGTTTTCATTTGTCTCAGAAGCCTATTAACTTATTTTACAATGTTTACCTCATTCCTATCATTGCATGAGAAACCTAAGCAAACATAAGCAAATAATTACCCAGGAGAAGAGTGAACATTCTTATATACAAATGGGTTTCGAAAGCACAACACCAAGTAAACTAGTAACAGAAGCACTGATTACTACTGGTGCTACTTCTGGAAACAATTGCGTTTTATTAGAAGAAAGGATCCTTCACCAAAGACTTCCACTCAATGGATGCTTAGGGCCCAATTTTTCAGAGAGTTTCTATCAAATAACATGATAGAGACAACAAACAGATACAGCAAATCCCAGGACACTGTGGTAAAACACCTCCGTCCTGCAAACAACCAGCTCCCTTCCTGGCCTTCTCTTTAGGTACCACTTATTTCTCAATTCTGAAAAGACAACACCTTGTTAAATGATCTAACGAGACCATCAAAAACCAGCTGCCAAACAGCTAATTCACAACCCCACTTCCAAATTATGTTTGTAACACAGGATCCCCAACCTGCTCCTCCAGCCAGCCCCAAGCAAAAGTCTCCTCTCTCAACTGTTGCACAGGAGACCAGAGTATTCCAGAGCCAGTAACAGTAAGAACACTGTTGCTTTGGAGTGCAAAGTACAGTGAGTGTTTGGCCTTTAAAACCCCAGTCCTTTAATGTAAAGGTTAAACATTCATAGCACTGGACATGTCCCTGCTCTTAAGGAGCTGggctcctcttctccaagttTCCTGCCGGCGAGGACCACAGGAATACAAATAATGTCACCCCTAGAGGCTTGCAAAAGTTGGAGGCAGCCCCGAAACTGCTGACTTCCAAGAAATCTCCCTCCATTCATTGCACCGACAGGCTTGGCAAGGAACACCTCGTCGCCTTACAAAAGCATCGCTCTGAAAACAGGCGATTtaagaggaaaaaggggaaaaaaaaccaaaaagcttctctccctcctttcccctgccCCAAGCAAAGCGTTGCACTCCCACCCCCCCCGCTGACTCGCTGTCTTTGCCccccgtccctcccgtccccagcTAACGGGATGCGTCCcgcaagggtttttttcctccccgcaGCTTCCAGGTTTGCTCAGCAAGCGGGGAGCCTGCGAACGAGCCCCGAACTGCGGGGAGGAGGCACCGCCACCCCCGCGGGGCCGCAGGTGCTTCGCCCCCCGCCGCGGACCCACCTTGTAGACCTTGCCGAAGGCGCCGTcgcccagctcccccaccacctcccACACCTCGCCGGGGTCCAGGTCGCGGCGGACGTGCTCGTACTCCTTGGACCGCCGCTTCTCGAAGGTGGAGAGGCGCAGGATGCGGCGGAAATTTGCGAAAGCCATGCCGGAGCGGTGCGGGGCTGCCCGAGGagccgcggcccggcggcggctgcggagCTGCGGGGAAGCTGCCGGCAGCCGCGTCCCGCGCCCTGCCCCGGGGGAGGACGGAGCCGCTGCGCGCCCGGGGGAGCGgcgaggcggggagcggggccgcctcCAGCCGCGCACATGGAGCCGGCGCCGCTCCACCTGCTGGCctggctgccgccgccccgcgccaTTGGCCGGCGGccgccctccgcccgccccgcccggctcggcacggctcggctcggctgggctcggctcggctcggctcggctcggcacggctcggctcggcacggctcggctcggctcggcacggcacggctcggcacggcacggctcggcacggctcggctcggcacggcacggctcggctcggcacggctcggcacggcacggctcggcacggctcggcacggcacggctcggcacggctcggcacggctcggcacggctcggctcggcacggctcggcacggcacggctcggctcggcacggcacggcacggctcggcacggctcggcacggctcggctcggcacggctcggcacggctcggcacggcacggctcggcacggctcggctcggcacggctcggcacggctcggcacggcacggctcggctcggctcggctcggctcggctcggcacggctcggctcggcacggcacggctcggcacggcacggctcggcacggctcggctcggcacggctcggcacggcacggctcggcacggctcggctcggctcggcacggctcggctcggcacggcacggctcggctgggctcggctcggctcggcacggctcggctcggctcggctcggcacggctcggctcggcacggcgcggctcggctcggttCGGCACGGCGCGGCTCAGTTCAGCCCCGAGCGAGGCAGGGAGTCGCGTATCTCCCCGCCACCACCCCCCCGCAGCAGAGCGGGAGGAGGCCGGAGCATCAGGGGACGCTGCTAAATACAAATAACATGGAAGAGCTGGCAGGAGCGGTGTGGAACTCCTCGGCGGCCGCTGCCATGTTCCCTCAGCCCGGCAGACGGAGCGTGGCGAGCCAGCGGCATCTGCACGGGCTGGGCTTCGCCTCGTGGGCTGCGCTGCTGGGCCGAGCAAAGAGACACATCTCCGAGAGTAAAAACTGCCCTGGCAACAGAGGGACGTTTCCTTCTCCCCCCAGTTCATCTCATGTGAAAACAGCggaacacaaatatttaaaaaactccCAGTAGCAGGAATTCGAGTGTATCAGCACTGCGGACACCCGCCATGAATTTGTTTTAGAGAAGATGTGACCCAACCGGTGTCAAGTGTGAAGGTTTGCATCTTCTCCCTGGCAAAACTTTAAATCCTCTGAAAAACCGACTTGAAATCAAGTATTAAATGGGGACATCTAGGGGAAATACCCGACGGTGCAGCCATGCTTGACAACATCTCTGTTTTTAACAGAAGGCTTAGTGGTAAATGGTTGTCCAGGCGAACCTCAGTGATACAACACTGCTCACACCAGCGTGTGTATTTTGCCCTGTATACACGTCCCAATAACGAGCCCGGAGTGGGGGTACGGGAGGGGGTGCGTTTGCACGCTCCATCCTGATGTGTGATGCCAGCGAAACTCAGCGCAGGCTCTTGCTTTGAGAACATCTGGGCTTGGTGATTTCTCATTAGTTCCCTGATATATTATACCCTAGGGCACGGGGGCTGATCGACACCTCTCCTTATCTTTGGTGCTATGAAAAACTGGCTTTATCCCAGTATGATCAGCCCTCACATTTCTATTGGGAATTTCCCGATACCGATGCTCGAAATAGTATTTAAAACTCTGGTTCCTGGAAATTTGTGGCTGTACGAGaatttcagctgccttttttgAAGAAAGTTTCGTgttccccttcttcttcccttctccctacTGAGCTGTaggaaaaacaagctgaaaatgcAATCCAAGTATGTCCCTAAAAtagaaagaagctgaaaataattgagcactttttttcacttaagtTCATGGGTTTTGGATCTGATCTGATACAATGTGTGGATTTGGCAATACTGGAGTAAggacagaatagaacagaacctTGCAGTGTAGGTGGATGCCCTGTAGACTGTCTGAGGGTAGGCTGATCAAATCGGGGCTCAGAGAGGTGATTTCTCTGCTGGCATAAATTTTGCAAACTCAAGTTACTCCTTTGAAAGTTTCTGAGCGACTCTGACTCAGCACAGCATTTTGGGGGCTGTGGCATTTTTTATCCGGTGCTTGATACCCTATAAGCAGATTTGCTGTCTCTTGGCTCCATAGCCAAAGGGAATCAGCCATTTGAATTCTTTCCACCCATTTCTTGCAGAAAGCTCACAGGTGTCAAACCAAGTCAGCAAACAGGTTAGTTATCTATCAATGAATTACTTCTTACTGTTTCTCAAGTGATAAATAAGAGAAAGAGAATATAAAGTccagaaatgcaaaaaactttGCAAATCTGCCCCAAGCTCCTGGGAGCACCCCTGATCCTATGGACAGATGGTCACGAGCACCACCACGCTCATACGACCGCGCAGAGTCCGCAGTCAGCAGGGCTGAGCTCTCGCTCAGCATTACGACCCAAGGAGAAGAAACTGCTGACCTGACTGCAAGACCACATACAGCTCCGCGTTTAAAGTGTTGGGTTACAGAGGGTCCGTCAACCAAAGTAAGCCAGTGGAGTTTGATTTTATTAGTATTATTCCTGGTATAGATCGGGTGTAAGGAATAAAGAGCACTTTCAATGGTTATTGCTGTGCTGGATTGGACTCATTCTGGGTTGGAAGAGGAATATAAACACTTTATATAAATATAAGAGCGGTTCAGCTTCCTACCAGCTAACTTGAACAAGAAATTGGGCATTCAAAAGCAGCCATCTCTGAACCATAGCTCCCAGACACATTGCAAGGACACTGTCAGGTACCGGAAAGGAGAAACATCTAAACCCTGGCTAAGGGGAAAAGCAAAGCCCTGCGGTGGCTGCTACGTGGGACCTCCTCAGCACGAACCAACAGACTTTGGGGTACTTGTCTGAGGTTGAGATTTGCACTACAGTCTAAAATAAATCCTTAAGTCTGTGCTATCCGTCACATTTTAATCAGATTTAATGCTCTTGAGcattttaagaataatttctGTCACTTGATTTTAGTACGTATTAGCCTTTAATGCTGAATGGAAGGGGAGCCTTTGCCTCCACATCTGAGGAGAATTCTTGAAAATGTGGAAAAAGCAGTGAAGTCGTGGGACGGAGGTTGCGTCTGATTCTAGGGCAGAATTTTCCTTCTGTGAGGGGTCATTGCCATGGCGCTAATTCTGTTTCGCTGATCTTCCACGGCCAACCGAGATGAAGCTGAAATCTGGGTGTTTTCTGCAGCATCTGCATTTAGATGAAGTATACGGCTTGTTGTCAGTAAGAAATACCGCAGAGCTGGCAGAGTATTTCCAGCTCCTGGATGTTCATTGAAAGAATTACCTGAACAGTAAGTCCTTCTAAAAACCTGATTGGCATTAATGCTCTAAAATTACAGGCCCTGAGTAATGTTTTGAAGAGAGATACAGAGAATGCTACATTGCTTAGGATTTAAAACCAGAGATCACAGACATTACAAATATTGCACTTCAGATGTTACGACAAATGCAGCACTCTGTAATACTAATTAACTAGCAGCTTGGTTAATACGAGTGCTTGGCAATATGCCAAAAAGCTTTCGGATACAGCATATATCACCGTGTCCTCCCTGCTCTATCATGCCCCGGCTGCTCTGGAAGGTTACATGGCCTGGCTACTCCTGCATCAGCTTCTGAAATATGTACGGCTCGGGGGACCATGCAGAGCCACTGAGATGCATTTTCAGCTCACATCGAAGatattcctttccccttcccccttccatTGCCTCCTTCCCTGTTTGCGAGACAGAAAAAGGTCCAAAAGCCTACGAAACCTGTTTGATTTTACGGTATTATCGTCCTCTGCATCCCAGCAGCACGCAAAGCCACAGGCTTGCTAGTACTGCACAAACATGATAACCGGGTCCTGGCACAACGAGCAGATAATCGACATAGGAAAAACCCAAGCCAGCCATAAAGGAGATCTTTACAGCTGTGCAAGTGAGATGTCAGGAACACAGGGCAAGAGGGGATTTCTGGCTCACTGAAGCTAATTCCGTAGTACTGCAGCAACCTCATCATGTAATCCTTTCCATAAACCGATCGTGCTCCGTGTGAGAAAGCAGGTGGGTTTCTTGCCAATAGTGTCCTCCACATGAGGCTCTTTGCAACCCCCATCCGCTGGTTCACAGCTTTCCTACCGCCCACCTGCAGTTCTTCAGCCTATTCCCATGTTTCTGGTTTGCTGGAAAAGTCCTTTTTCCtccaggaagaggaagaaagacagaaaattatgAGCACTTGAACATTGCCTTCTGTGCAGAAATCACAGATGCCCCTTTCATAAATTAGGCCATCTTATTAATACTGTTCTATTAATTCTGAACAGTATCTCTTGTCTGCTACTGTGTTTTAACTGCCTCTGCAACCTGTCTGGGAGCAGcgggcatttaaaataaaataaatcctgctAATTATTGCTCTCAGCTTTGTGCAGACGATGCCTTAGAGCTCACTGTTTTCCAGATCTGCAGTTTTATTGCTTTCTCCGTTACGTGATCGACCTGAGTAAGGACCAGATCATGCTGCTGTTCGACTTGCTGGACCGAAACACGAGGGGGAGGATTTGCTTTAACGAGTTCTACGTGGTGGCGTGCATCCTCCTGTCCCACAAGGTGTGTACCCTGCGGGTCCTGGAGTCGGGACAGGGACATCTGCACCATCCAACACCCCCGTAAAGGGAACCAGCTCACTGCAGCTGATCTTTACTCATGGCATACAAGGGACGGAGAGGATCCCTGGGTCTATACTGCTGCATAGAAAAGGAAACCAGAGAAACGAGCAGTCCCCCTGTTAATATCAACCTTCCTCCTCTGGGATAAATCCACCCCTGAACCTTTTGCAAGGTAGGAACTGTCTAAACACTCCTCCCAGCTCAGGCTGTCCATCTTAGTTCTCCAAAAAACAAGCCCTCGGTTGTGTCTACCTGTGGGGAAGAGAGCAGAGCATCTGTTTTCGCTTGTAGGTGCAGCATGTGCTGATGCCCTTCTTCAGCCTCCCCGGCATCACCTGCAGCCAAGGCTGGGGAAAGACCGGTGCCTTTTCAGGGAAAAGCAGCAAGGACAGCAGGCTGCggtgggggagaggggtggtAAAGCCAGCGTTACCCCCAGAGCTCAACTTTGCTGTTGGACATGTTCTGCAGCTCCGCTCTGGACCAGACACCCGGCTGAGGGCCAGCGCtccgggctgctgcctgcaggacttagggaggaaggagaggagccaACTGCAGAACGTAGCCCTGCAAGTCATTTGGCACACGGGAGGGATGGGAAAGGACCTCACAAAGCAGTCTTGGAGCTCGGCTGGCTGTCGGTAGCTCTCCCCGGCACAGCCTGAACCCAGCCGGCAACCGCCGTGTGCTCCCGCCTGGCTCCGCAGCAGGAAGCACCAGGATTTTGGTATTTCCTGCAGGCGCGACTAGCGGGAGGTCACCTTTATTCTCTGGACTCGAGCACCAGTTGGTATTCCACGTATTCTTTCCAAGCAGGAAATCAGTGCTTATCATCTGTTTCTAAACCGTTCTGCCCCGAAACAGAACCATCTTGAAAAGCAGTTCATCCACCAGCACGCCCGACCTGCCTTTCAACTGCTGGATGTAGACGGGGATAATATCATTGATTTCAACGAGTTTGAAGCCACAAGGTTTCTCTTCAACATCCAGCAAGAAGAACTTAAGAAGATATTCAAGGACTTTGATATTTCTGGAGGTGAGGTAAAATTAGAGAAATTACAGTCAAAAGATAGGCTGTGAAAATGCCCCTAAATTCAGGGGGGGAAGCAGCCTGCAGCTGCTTCTCACTCAAGCCTGAGTTTTCTTCCTGTTGACTTCAGGAGCGGGTCTTTGGTGACTTAGACACAGTCtgaattgaaaatgttttaacagtAAGATAGCaacaggaagaaataattttttggggGTAAACCAGGCACATTCCTCTGTCTGAGGAGACTCTAATGGGAGGAGGTGGGCAGGACTGGCAGAAGTGCCTTTATTTAAGCCATTTTCGTCTGAGTTTGCTTGTGGCTTCTCATTACTTTCCAAGCTCTCTGCAGTCCATTCTCAGAGCTGCTGGCCGGGGGGTACCTCGGTGGGGTACTCTCGGACTTGAAGCTCCTAGAAACATTACGAGTGCCGTACCTTGGCTTATGCCTGTACCACGGAGATGCCAGTTAAGAGCCCCAGGGGaagctctttctcttctctgagaAATCCCTCATTTTGACCTTAAACCAGCTCCAGGTTCCACAGAGCGGCTGTAGGGATCTcgcccatccctgccccatggcGGGGAGCAGCTCCCTGCAACCAGAAAGGGAACAAAGCTGGTAGCGGGACCtcccctccagctctgcctttACACAGTCCTCCTTATGGAGGTGCACGCACCCATCCCTTGCCAATTTGCTTTTGCCACCAGCTCACTTTTGTCCGTGTCTGGACACCGGTGCTCTTTCAGATCCCTCCCTGCTCTGAAGTACTCTCTGATTAACGACCACCTGCAGCTACACTGGTAGGGAATCAGTCATTAATAGACTGTAGACATCTCTTATCTCTGTCACAGCTTCACACCGTCCTCATGACTTCAGCATTTCAGCATGCTCCAGGAGCACATTTTGCAAGACAGCCATTAGTAACCGAGGGagatcccttttctttctcctttctgctgctaGGTTCCCAGGTTATTGTTTTTATTGATAATTCTCCTCCTCTGTGTTCCACCACCAGTATCCTCTTCAGTTATTTGTTACAGGCAGTTGGTGCATCTCTCCTGTAAGCCCTGCAGGGCTCGCAGCCTGTTTCCTGTGTGGTTCAGCGGCGCAGCGAGGTATCAAAGCCTCAGTCCTGCTCGGGGCTCGCAGATAGTTCTCTAATGCCCTGAGAGTAGTTTCCCGGAATAAGCTGTTTCAGCCCCAAGTTGCATTGATCCTGTCCTTTCATCTCGAGGCCGCCTGATTAAAAGCCCACTTTAAGCAGGAGCAGCACGGCTGTGATAGAGCCGTGACGGCACCCCGCTCCCCACTTCCACCCAGCCACACCGTAACCCCAGCTGTTAGGAATCACTCCGACATCTGCAAGTCATTACAAATGGTAGAGAAACAGCCATGTGCCAGGGAGGTGCCCTATTAGCCTGTGACGTGTTTGGGATGAGCCAGAGGCAATCGGTTGAATCCGATTTCTCCTGAGTCAGATGGGAAACTAGAGCAAGTTGGAGAAGGGGACGAGAGCCAGGACTCGGGGTCTTTCCCCAAAATAACTGTTTACCTTGGGCAAGGCTGCCTTGCTGAGCTAGGGATCTATCTCCTCTCCAAAACTAGCAACTGAACTACAGGGAATTCAAGATGTTTGCAGTCTTCTGTATTGACAAACAATAAAAAGAGGAAGGGGATCACGAATAGCCTCCTAGCAGGATCAGCGAGCCTGGACAAGAACCCTTTACCCAGCTGGGAATAACGCAGCCTCGCTTCTCCGTCACCCTGGGTTCAGGCCAGATAGATGTACCAAACTCGTAGAAAGAGAATAAATCAAAGTGCTGCAGTAAAGCAACTGCCTGTTCTGTTTTCTCCATTGCACTGCCCTGCCAAGGCGAGCACCAGAGGCTGGTGTCCGAGGAGGAGGACCGATGCCACTTGGATTTCAGCCTCGTGCCTCACAACTCTCCCCAGGACTGAGCCCGATGCCGGCGTTAGCTTCCCCCCTGCACTACAATAGGTGTGTCGTCTTGGTTTTTTAGAGACAACCTCTTCCCGTCCCCTACGTTACACACGGGTCTAGcgagctccctcctccccagcgcTGCCGTTTTGCCACGTTCAGACGCACACGAAGCAAGGCTGGTTTGAAATGGGGCAGACTGGTCTGTGAGGCTGGAGCCACTCACGCTGGCAGCTTCCCCCTCTGCATCCCGCGGGCTCGGGCAGCTCCCTGCACCCGTGCTGCTGCGCTCGTGAGGAACAGCCCAACGACAGGAAACGCTGCTTGCTTTGTTAATGAAACCCCCTAATTAAGTCCATGtggagagaaagcaaaagaggCAGTTTAGTTTCTCTTGCTAAACATCGACTGTTTACCCTCTGGGCACAGCAATCCAGtgaatttattttcccctctcacCTTACACACAGGGCATCACATCATTGAGCCTCCTCCAAACTCGCTGCCATTAGAGAGCTTCCCTAACGAAGCAGCATGGCTGCAGCATAAGGGACTAATTAGAACAGAAAATTCCAGTCTCTGAGTGCCGCCACTGACCTCCCATGAAGTGAGGTTTCGGCACGCCTGTAAGGCGGCATCCCACCTCTCAGACCTTTGCAATTGCTCTGAGTCCAGAGAAAACAAACTACGTAGCTGAAATCCCAACTTTCTGGGATTattcagagaaagagagaacacAACGAACCACTCTTTGCAAAGCTCAGTACCTTTTCCATAAGTTACCTTGATATTTTTAGCCCAGATTTGGAGGGACCAGCCACCCCGAGCTTTCAGCCAGATGCTCCCTACAGCATCCCCAGTGACTCTGGAGTTTCTGCACTGACCAGGGCTGTTATCCCAGTATAAGAAGCAGCAAAATCAGGTCTGCCATTAAAGACCATTTCCCTTAGTGCTGTCTCTGGAGCTCAGCACCAGGCATTAACACAGCACCGGTCCGGCAGGGGCACAGACCGAGCGGGTCGGGTGTGTTGAACAAACTGGGATGCAGCTTTAGCCAGCAGAAAGCAACCAGAGTCTGGCACGGGGCCAGGAGCAAGGGTGCAACATCCACCACAGGGCAGAAACCCCACGCTAGTCATAGCACGTTATGCAACGTCATATAGTGAGCTATAGGTCAATGGA encodes:
- the EFCAB9 gene encoding LOW QUALITY PROTEIN: EF-hand calcium-binding domain-containing protein 9 (The sequence of the model RefSeq protein was modified relative to this genomic sequence to represent the inferred CDS: substituted 1 base at 1 genomic stop codon), which encodes MKLKSGCFLQHLHLDEVYGLLSVRNTAELAEYFQLLDVHXKNYLNNLQFYCFLRYVIDLSKDQIMLLFDLLDRNTRGRICFNEFYVVACILLSHKNHLEKQFIHQHARPAFQLLDVDGDNIIDFNEFEATRFLFNIQQEELKKIFKDFDISGGEQLNYREFKMFAVFCIDKQ